The following are from one region of the Pirellulaceae bacterium genome:
- a CDS encoding NUDIX domain-containing protein translates to MGDIVEAAGMFILTRSQPAQFLLLKHNNRWDLPKGHIDPGEDLLTAALRETEEETGIGSQQVEVDDQFRFVIEYPVQSSKRGAYHKRVTYFLGYVDSVKPIHLTEHIGYQWFGWPARGSIQAATIDPLLQALTRYLNHDN, encoded by the coding sequence ATGGGAGATATTGTAGAAGCCGCTGGCATGTTCATCCTGACCAGGTCCCAGCCGGCGCAGTTCTTATTGCTCAAACACAACAATCGCTGGGATTTGCCTAAAGGTCACATCGATCCCGGCGAAGATCTGCTGACGGCCGCCCTGCGCGAGACCGAAGAAGAAACCGGTATTGGCAGTCAACAAGTTGAAGTGGACGACCAGTTCCGATTCGTGATCGAATATCCGGTGCAATCTTCCAAGCGAGGTGCCTACCACAAGCGCGTCACCTATTTCCTGGGCTATGTGGATAGCGTCAAACCGATCCACTTGACTGAACACATTGGATATCAATGGTTCGGTTGGCCAGCCCGCGGAAGTATTCAAGCGGCAACTATCGACCCATTGTTGCAAGCATTAACGCGCTATCTGAACCACGACAATTAG
- a CDS encoding transglutaminase domain-containing protein, whose product MSLVSVSLKMQRVPLNRALRLACAIGCCWITSGCQRSQPLSDEVRQQLLDPVAGLKTDQPVQPLEDDIQQIRLAGQISSQDWIAPDRLPWQTAEVQYRGSVRVGYSRISVQQGELTKSGQLRLRREDFIERHFSGAAIEPRHVVYEEIQRSNGELSSFRFSSKAGEAVELETEGRLVFGELQVTRREGNAAPTTKKIPWPKGTWGSMGLQMMLMRAPMAPGKIIEGQIFIPQMSDFLPVRLEAKGPDITTLADGKAAKLLQIQATIGPPEANVLSHIWTDEYGVIAKSVTLTGEPTLQLRVDTETVDRLSDQTRFAVEIQKEFQLTADGVALPQTDPLRLRVFSLDLDLEQQFISSQRQQLRLLNASTGELSLGTLTSGGTASGASSAPLPDDLAATALVPASNSLIAQMTQEFLADQSSDDLRQRALVLQAQLNNVWQLQPRIGEIKSTIESARHRSGGNIECACVLAALLRQQQIPARLMGGLLIDAATANARFHVWTQAWVDDHWLDLDATQSEPVSRLHVAMRAVSSVGENPYRPWRELLNAVSKISDISVTIKP is encoded by the coding sequence ATGTCCCTGGTTTCTGTATCCTTGAAAATGCAGCGAGTACCTCTAAATCGTGCTCTAAGGTTGGCCTGTGCCATCGGTTGCTGCTGGATCACGTCGGGTTGTCAACGTAGTCAGCCTTTGTCAGACGAAGTTCGTCAACAACTCTTGGATCCTGTGGCTGGCTTGAAGACCGATCAACCGGTCCAACCACTAGAGGATGACATCCAGCAGATTCGTCTGGCGGGGCAAATTTCTAGCCAAGACTGGATTGCGCCGGACCGCTTGCCCTGGCAGACCGCCGAGGTCCAGTATCGAGGATCGGTTCGCGTCGGCTATTCGCGAATTTCGGTCCAGCAGGGCGAACTGACCAAATCCGGCCAACTGAGGCTGCGCCGCGAGGACTTCATTGAACGCCACTTTAGCGGAGCCGCCATCGAGCCACGGCACGTGGTATACGAAGAGATTCAGCGATCCAATGGGGAGCTATCCAGTTTCCGTTTTTCGTCCAAGGCAGGCGAGGCTGTCGAGCTGGAGACCGAAGGTCGCTTGGTTTTTGGCGAGCTGCAGGTGACGCGCCGCGAGGGCAATGCTGCCCCGACCACCAAAAAAATACCTTGGCCCAAGGGTACCTGGGGCTCAATGGGGCTGCAAATGATGCTGATGCGTGCGCCCATGGCTCCCGGGAAGATCATCGAGGGCCAGATTTTCATTCCGCAAATGAGTGATTTCTTGCCAGTTCGCTTGGAAGCCAAGGGGCCAGACATTACGACCTTAGCCGATGGCAAGGCGGCCAAGTTGCTACAGATTCAAGCCACCATCGGCCCGCCGGAAGCCAACGTCTTATCACACATCTGGACCGATGAGTATGGAGTCATTGCCAAGTCGGTTACGCTGACGGGTGAGCCAACGTTGCAATTGCGCGTCGATACAGAAACCGTCGATCGCTTGTCCGACCAGACGCGGTTTGCTGTGGAGATACAAAAAGAATTTCAATTGACCGCCGACGGAGTGGCGCTGCCTCAAACAGACCCGCTACGGCTGCGGGTGTTTTCGCTGGACCTGGATCTGGAGCAGCAGTTTATTTCTAGCCAGCGGCAACAACTGCGTTTGCTCAATGCCAGCACCGGCGAACTATCGCTAGGGACACTCACATCTGGGGGTACCGCCAGCGGTGCCAGTTCTGCACCGCTACCGGACGATTTAGCTGCGACAGCGCTGGTGCCCGCCAGCAATTCACTTATTGCCCAGATGACTCAAGAATTTTTAGCCGATCAGTCCAGCGACGATCTCCGGCAACGCGCATTAGTCCTGCAAGCTCAATTGAATAACGTCTGGCAACTGCAACCGCGAATTGGTGAGATCAAGAGCACTATCGAATCGGCCCGCCATCGTAGCGGCGGAAACATTGAATGTGCGTGTGTGCTGGCCGCGCTATTGAGGCAGCAGCAGATCCCTGCGCGGTTGATGGGCGGATTGTTGATCGACGCGGCCACAGCCAACGCCAGGTTCCACGTATGGACTCAAGCCTGGGTGGACGACCATTGGCTGGACTTGGACGCGACGCAGTCGGAGCCTGTTTCGCGACTGCACGTGGCCATGCGAGCTGTCTCCAGCGTTGGCGAAAACCCCTACCGGCCGTGGCGCGAGCTGTTAAACGCGGTTAGCAAGATTTCTGATATCAGCGTGACGATCAAACCCTGA